A region of the Cyprinus carpio isolate SPL01 chromosome A14, ASM1834038v1, whole genome shotgun sequence genome:
AGTGTAATGAGCTATATTTAAGATTCACCTGCTGCCACCACTCTGGCATCTTCATGAGATGTATGTCGTATTGCTGCACGCTGGTCTGCGCTCTCAAACCaccataaaacaaacactgtgcATGGAAAGAaatatcagaaatatatatatatatactcaccaatatatatatatatactcaccaaggctgtatttatttgatcaaaaatacagtaatattgtgaaatattattattaaaatgttttatattttaaatgtaatcttttccTGTGATGTTAAAGTTGAATTATGATTCAATATGAACTATAGTACagcatttcaggattctttgatgactagaaagttcaaaagagcagcatttatttgaaataaatctttttcaACATTATACTGTCATCTTCTTCATGAgtacttgatgaataaaaatattaatacttaaaaaaactaCTGACCCCAATTTTTGACCTttagtgtatatttaaattacagGTTGCAACTGTATGCAAAATATGAtttggccatttttaatttttttaaatatatctgctCTCTTGTCTGTTCACCTTGATTAAGCTGTCCAAATTCAGAATGAAAAACCCCAACTGCGTGGGCGTATCCTGACCCTGTGTGGGTGCCCACTGCTGCCTGAAACGCCCTGCCCCACACCGCCGGACCGCCCGGCTTCATCTGGAAAGTTGCCAGTTCGAAAActcctacagaaaaaaaaaaaaaaaaaaatttgtacaaaAACTGTTTAGATGAATTCACCTAAAGCATTTGAAATCTGTGTATCTTTGTTTTGTGAAcaatttatgaatgtttatgcataTCTGTAATGGCAAAAGGGGGAATAATCAGGAAACTTCTGAAAACAGTCCCTTAGGATCAATCAATaagttgttaaaatgttattttctttttctttgcttaTGTCTTACATCACTTACAGCACCATGTGAGCATGCATTGGTGCCGCTTTAAAAATCAATGCATGAATGTTAATGCACATTCTCACCTCCATCTTTGGGTGGCTTCTGAATTTTGCTCCAGGGTACGAGGTACGTCACCTCATTATCCTGAGAGCTCAGCATGGGCATCGCTTTAGAGATGTACTGCTCAATCCAGTTTGGGTCTTGAGCCAGGGCTGCCCGCACAGATGCCCGCTGGGCATAGCTGTCTAAACACCATTACAGCAAAAACAGAGAGTAGTATGTGAGCTGCACTGTGTTTTTagacactttaaataaaataaatacatattatctTAGTAAGATTACTTGTTTACTGTATTAACGCTAAGAAAGGATTTTATTTTTCCGGACAATGCCAGTTAATGTTATCACATTGGACTTAAACTTACTAATTCTGCTAAACtgatcatttttgtgtgtgtgtgtgtgtattaaatatatatatatatatttatatatatatatattttttatttttattatattttttttcatcttgaacacaaaaatgaccggcctacaAAAAAttgctattactattattaccaAACACTAGATTCAGTCTTTTTTATCAACTTATTTGCTCTCAATTAGcacagattttgtttttctttctggaaCTGATTAATCATAGGCCTCGTTGATCTTAGCTATGCACCtcagtttaattattatattaataaaattaaccaCTTTCcgctcaaaaactgaggtgcataagctcagatcagtgaggcctacgagaaaacaagttttttttttttttttttttttaaatgattccaagatttggtgataatatagcataatgagagctttacaagaaaattttaaaaagctgGTCATTTTGAGCAGGTAAAGAGTTTTAAGCACAGCACAAGGGTTTTAAATAAGTGCTAATGAAGCCTGCCAACCCCTAGAAGTAAAGAGTCAGgtttttttcatttcaatgttcaatgttttgttgcattttacttATTGATGAATCCTATAAAGTTTTAAAGGCATAGAATAGACGTTTAAGAATTCAGTAATCATTCTCACCATACTTCCAGATGTGGAAAACCTGATTGAGACCCCCATATTCCACACTCCAGTATCCGATGAGCTCTGAGTGGGCTGTCCGCAGGTGGATCTTCTCATTGGTCAGTTTGAGGAAGGCAGCATTGAGATGCGGCTGGATGTAATAGGTGCGGAACTCATAGAAGGTTCCGTGCTGCTGCTGAGGTCCGGTGGAGATCCATGCCCTGGGCTGCTCAGGAAATGTAAAACAAACTGCTAGTGACACCATGTGGTCATTATTGGAACTTATTCTACATTTGTCTGAATCTATTTGAACTATGAGATCAACATAAAACTCACTTATTATAGAAATGGCAGCGCTCcgcttctgtttcttttttatttcagtttctgaaGGTTTTTAAGGCACAGCCCCACCCCCCATCTAAAACCTTGAGTACTTTTTAAAAACCTTGAAACTCACATTTGATGTTACAGATAAACTGTACAAATGTTTACCTTCTACAGGCTCAAACCAGTTAGATCCCACTGCAGGACAAAGGTCTATACAAATTATGTCCCAAACCATGTATATACGATACACAGGATTTCTTTTAAAGCAAGACAACTCTATACTTATCTCTGTGCAAGGACATGTCAAAAAATAAACAGCTAGACACATTTGGTATAAATATAGAAGAGTCAAAGTCTTGGGAATGGATCTTCTTCTGtacctaaaaatataaaaataaaaaaaaaaacacaaaaattttccACTAAATCAAATCAACCAAATAAGCAAAACCATGTGAACTCCTTTGCACAAAAGGCcagattttcttcatttttacaaGATGCTCTTTGAATCTTTCTCAAATCATGCTGCTGAACACAGTCAAGTTTTACACAAACTTTCTGAGTTCATGAAGCTCatgtgctgctgtcattaaagcaaaatgtGGTCATATTAAGACGTTTAAAATTTTCATAGAAACTAAAGCTTATAATGTGTAGTTAGTACCGTTCAAGTTCCCTCAATGAGTAATGAGCTCTTGAGCAATGATTTTCCCCCCAGTGGgatgttcaatttttttttttttttactaattatcaGCCTTTAACACATtacattgattatatatatatatatatatatatatatatatatattatgcatatatatatatatatatatatatacattattgtagtagaatgtaaaatataagcattttaCCAGTAGTCTCTGACATTTGGACCTTActatataatcaatatatatgCATGAAGAATATGGGCCTCCAACATTAATGAAACACtaattattaaactaattaaaaaacttttgtaaTGATTTCATGCTTTTGTAACTCCTGACACTGCCAAGGTCTTAACAAACAATGTAGCAGAGTTCCATGATCATATGACTGACAGTGGGGCGTCTGACACCCCCCAAAACACTAGCGTTTATCTTTTAATTCGGTGCCATTAAAATGTCACACAGGTTCAGTATCATCAGATTGTCCAGTAAAGAAAACGTACTTTGATGGAAGTGAGCTTTTTCCCACTGTGTAAAACTAGTTCCTGATGATTAAACTCACCGTAGGTCGGCTTTTAACAGACAGACAGTGTTCTGCGTGACGTGACGCTTTCCCGAGAATTCTGCGTATTTGTATCATTTTACTCAACGTGAAGCTGTACTGTATCTGCAGCGTGACTGACAGCCAGATAAGACGTGCAGTTCTGAACGAAGTACACTACACTCAGAGTCAGTACGGAAGCCGAAAAGTACCGCTCAAGTTCTCTCGTTGgccccaaaaataaaatgcttgatTTAATTCTCCTGCATTtgtctgatcaaaaatacagtaaaacagtactgTGAACTTCAAGGGTCTGAAATTCGAGTTATTAAAGgtacagtccacccaaaaataacaattctatcataatttactcacccttccaaatgcatttctttctttaataatttctttaataatttaaaatagctacaaTAAAGCCTGCATGGGGGCCTTTAATAGTAAGACaaatcaaatatacatttttaattacttgATTAATCATTGGTTATTTGCCAGAATttctgtattttgtgtttgtcccatatttgattttttaacaCATATGCAAagcgtaaaaataaaaaaagttccaCTCTGcactttttcataaaaaaattaattatttattttttaaaaataacttttcaaa
Encoded here:
- the nipsnap3a gene encoding protein NipSnap homolog 3A, with the protein product MIQIRRILGKASRHAEHCLSVKSRPTPRAWISTGPQQQHGTFYEFRTYYIQPHLNAAFLKLTNEKIHLRTAHSELIGYWSVEYGGLNQVFHIWKYDSYAQRASVRAALAQDPNWIEQYISKAMPMLSSQDNEVTYLVPWSKIQKPPKDGGVFELATFQMKPGGPAVWGRAFQAAVGTHTGSGYAHAVGVFHSEFGQLNQVFVLWWFESADQRAAIRHTSHEDARVVAAVRESAAYLVSHKNKLMLPCAFSPIK